The following proteins come from a genomic window of Penaeus monodon isolate SGIC_2016 chromosome 22, NSTDA_Pmon_1, whole genome shotgun sequence:
- the LOC119586871 gene encoding ATP-dependent RNA helicase A-like isoform X2: MKVLVLFLASVAAVTARPQGYSLPTPSGSSFGSSAGQSFGSSFGSSGGQSFGSSFGSSVGPSAGPSSGGCSPGQVRHVDGRCVTPRENRRVFLYEVPSNVVFNSAPVNIPEPTVETNIVLIRTPEGLQGPDPVVVPPPRQQHVVYVLNKQSEHDQRVIEVTAPPPSDPEVYFVNYAEGENPTLPSGVDLQSALGAATQGGGQVIGDSGIGIGGGVGGGISGGIGGGSGGSISVGGGGGFGGSGDFSSFGGSSGFGSSGSFGSGSGFGGSGSGSLSGSYTPPTQPSNLYTSP, translated from the coding sequence GTTATAGCCTGCCAACGCCCTCTGGCTCGTCCTTTGGCTCGTCCGCTGGACAGTCCTTTGGCTCGTCCTTTGGCTCGTCTGGTGGACAGTCCTTTGGCTCGTCCTTTGGCTCCTCCGTCGGACCATCTGCTGGTCCGTCCTCAGGTGGATGCAGCCCCGGGCAAGTGCGACATGTGGACGGAAGATGCGTGACTCCGCGAGAAAACAGAAGAGTGTTCTTGTATGAAGTTCCTTCGAACGTGGTGTTCAACAGCGCTCCAGTCAACATCCCTGAGCCAACAGTGGAGACCAACATCGTGCTCATCCGAACACCCGAAGGATTGCAAGGACCTGATCCCGTGGTCGTGCCTCCTCCGAGACAGCAGCACGTGGTGTACGTGCTCAACAAGCAGTCTGAACACGACCAGAGGGTGATCGAGGTCACAGCGCCACCACCATCCGACCCTGAAGTTTACTTCGTCAACTATGCTGAAGGCGAGAACCCAACTCTTCCTAGCGGAGTGGATCTACAGAGCGCTTTGGGCGCTGCCACTCAAGGCGGCGGTCAGGTGATCGGTGACAGCGGTATCGGTATCGGCGGAGGCGTAGGCGGTGGTATTAGTGGCGGTATCGGAGGTGGCAGTGGCGGAAGCATCAGtgtgggaggaggcggaggattcGGAGGAAGCGGTGATTTCAGCAGCTTCGGAGGAAGCAGTGGATTTGGAAGCAGTGGCAGTTTTGGATCCGGAAGTGGATTCGGTGGTTCGGGAAGCGGCAGCCTCAGTGGAAGCTACACTCCACCAACCCAGCCCTCAAACCTGTACACTTCACCATAG